The following coding sequences are from one Novosphingobium sp. KACC 22771 window:
- the hisF gene encoding imidazole glycerol phosphate synthase subunit HisF — MTVRIRVIPCLDVRDGRVVKGVNFVDLIDAGDPVEQARAYDAAGADELCFLDISASHEGRGTLLDVVRRTAEVCFMPLTVGGGVRSAEDARALLLAGADKVAVNSAAVSRPEVVRDIAEKFGSQCIVASVDARRVAPGKWEIFTHGGRKATGIDAIEHAVRLTDLGAGELLVTSMDGDGTQAGYDLELTRKIADSVGIPVIASGGVGNLDHLVDGVTKGHASAVLAASIFHFGKYSIAQAHGALRAAGLPARGG, encoded by the coding sequence ATGACCGTTCGTATCCGCGTAATTCCCTGCCTTGATGTCCGCGATGGCCGCGTGGTCAAGGGCGTGAACTTTGTCGACCTGATCGACGCGGGCGACCCGGTGGAACAGGCGCGGGCCTATGACGCGGCGGGCGCGGATGAATTGTGCTTCCTCGACATTTCCGCCAGCCATGAGGGGCGCGGGACGCTGCTCGACGTGGTGCGCCGCACGGCTGAGGTCTGCTTCATGCCGCTGACCGTGGGCGGCGGTGTGCGTTCAGCAGAGGATGCGCGCGCGCTGCTGCTGGCGGGCGCGGACAAGGTGGCGGTCAATTCCGCCGCCGTGAGCCGTCCTGAGGTCGTGCGCGACATTGCGGAGAAATTCGGCAGCCAGTGCATTGTCGCCTCGGTTGATGCGCGCCGCGTTGCCCCGGGCAAGTGGGAGATTTTCACCCATGGCGGGCGCAAGGCCACCGGCATTGATGCGATCGAACATGCGGTACGCCTGACGGACCTTGGCGCGGGCGAATTGCTGGTGACCAGCATGGATGGCGACGGCACGCAGGCGGGTTATGATCTGGAGCTGACCCGCAAAATTGCCGACAGTGTCGGAATTCCTGTCATCGCCAGCGGCGGCGTGGGCAATCTCGATCATCTGGTCGACGGCGTGACCAAGGGCCACGCCAGCGCGGTTCTGGCGGCCAGCATTTTCCACTTTGGCAAATATTCGATTGCGCAGGCCCATGGCGCGCTGCGTGCGGCGGGGCTGCCTGCGCGGGGCGGCTGA
- a CDS encoding MarC family protein gives MLELFISTFATLFVVIDPVGCAPIYGGLTASYSPQAARSTAIRASVIASAILIIFALFGKGLLAALAIELNAFRIAGGVMLFLIALEMVFEKRTQRREERVEKVLHTPEPHEDISVFPMAMPMIAGPGSIATVMLMMGHANDRTGAAVVLAALICVLLLTALALLAAGPIMRLLGSRVEAVITRVLGVLLGALAVQYVIDGVRGVLGH, from the coding sequence ATGCTTGAACTCTTCATTTCCACCTTCGCCACGCTTTTCGTGGTGATCGATCCGGTTGGCTGCGCGCCGATCTATGGCGGGCTGACGGCCAGCTATTCCCCGCAGGCCGCGCGCAGCACCGCGATCCGCGCCAGCGTCATTGCCAGCGCCATTCTTATCATCTTTGCCTTATTCGGCAAAGGCTTGCTGGCGGCGCTTGCCATCGAACTCAATGCTTTCCGCATCGCGGGCGGCGTGATGCTGTTCCTGATCGCGCTGGAAATGGTGTTTGAAAAACGCACCCAGCGGCGTGAGGAGCGCGTGGAAAAAGTGCTCCACACGCCTGAGCCTCATGAGGATATCAGCGTCTTTCCCATGGCGATGCCGATGATCGCCGGGCCGGGCTCAATCGCCACGGTGATGCTGATGATGGGCCATGCCAATGATCGCACCGGGGCCGCCGTGGTGCTGGCCGCGCTGATCTGCGTTCTGCTGCTCACGGCATTGGCGCTGTTGGCGGCGGGGCCGATCATGCGCCTGCTGGGCAGCCGGGTCGAAGCGGTTATAACCCGCGTGTTGGGCGTGCTGCTGGGCGCGTTGGCTGTGCAATATGTGATCGACGGGGTGCGCGGGGTTTTGGGGCATTAA
- a CDS encoding SspB family protein yields MTDDTPDSLIPYDEIVQEALRAVVGRVLGQVASTGGSLPGNHHFYITFKTQAPGVDIPAHLKTRFPDEMTIVLQNKFWDLTVGEDHFSVGLTFNQVPAILVIPFGAITAFVDPAVDFGLQFQASVEDLEPELHDEAENDSSTREAPIATQEDGTNVVTVDFGRKK; encoded by the coding sequence ATGACCGATGATACGCCCGACAGCCTGATCCCCTATGACGAAATCGTGCAGGAAGCGCTGCGCGCCGTGGTGGGCCGCGTGCTCGGCCAGGTGGCCAGCACCGGCGGCTCGCTGCCGGGCAATCACCATTTTTACATCACCTTCAAGACCCAGGCGCCGGGCGTCGATATTCCCGCCCATCTGAAAACCCGCTTTCCCGATGAAATGACCATCGTGCTCCAGAACAAGTTCTGGGATCTCACCGTGGGCGAGGATCATTTTTCGGTCGGGCTGACCTTCAATCAGGTGCCCGCCATTCTGGTAATCCCGTTTGGCGCAATTACCGCTTTTGTTGATCCGGCGGTCGATTTCGGCCTTCAGTTCCAGGCTTCGGTCGAGGATCTGGAGCCTGAACTGCACGACGAGGCGGAAAATGATTCGTCCACCCGCGAGGCGCCCATCGCCACGCAGGAGGATGGAACAAACGTTGTTACGGTGGATTTCGGTCGCAAGAAGTAA
- the folD gene encoding bifunctional methylenetetrahydrofolate dehydrogenase/methenyltetrahydrofolate cyclohydrolase FolD has product MSENKIIDGKEFAERLRARIGVLAGEFEAKAGRKAGLAVVLVGEDPASQVYVSSKGKQTVAAGMNSFEHKLPADASEEELLAVVARLNADPAIDGILVQLPLPRHMDEQKVIATIDPDKDVDGFHVTNAGRLAVGQAGYVPCTPLGCLMLLEDRLGDLKGLNAVVIGRSNIVGKPMAQLLLAANCTVTIAHRHTKDLADIVRRSDIVVAAVGVPEMVKGDWIKPGATVIDVGINRLPPAEGKTKGRIVGDVDYQGAVQVAGAITPVPGGVGPMTIAVLLRNALVAAYAHEGLELPKADLPEHSI; this is encoded by the coding sequence ATGAGCGAGAACAAAATTATCGACGGGAAGGAATTTGCTGAACGGCTGCGCGCGCGTATCGGCGTGCTGGCCGGTGAATTCGAGGCCAAGGCCGGCCGCAAGGCGGGCCTGGCCGTGGTGCTGGTGGGCGAGGATCCGGCCAGCCAGGTCTATGTGTCCTCCAAGGGCAAGCAGACTGTGGCGGCGGGCATGAACAGCTTTGAACACAAGCTGCCCGCCGATGCCAGCGAGGAAGAACTGCTGGCCGTGGTGGCCCGGCTCAACGCCGATCCTGCGATTGACGGCATTCTGGTTCAGCTTCCCCTGCCCCGCCATATGGACGAGCAGAAGGTGATCGCCACCATCGACCCGGACAAGGATGTCGATGGTTTCCACGTCACCAATGCGGGCCGTCTGGCCGTGGGTCAGGCCGGTTATGTGCCCTGCACGCCGCTGGGCTGCCTGATGCTGCTCGAAGACCGTTTGGGCGACCTCAAGGGGTTGAACGCCGTGGTCATCGGGCGCAGCAACATCGTGGGCAAGCCGATGGCGCAATTGCTGTTGGCGGCCAATTGCACGGTCACGATTGCGCATCGCCACACCAAGGATCTGGCCGACATCGTGCGGCGCAGCGACATTGTCGTGGCGGCCGTTGGCGTGCCCGAAATGGTCAAAGGCGACTGGATCAAGCCGGGCGCGACTGTAATCGACGTGGGCATCAACCGCCTGCCCCCCGCCGAGGGCAAGACCAAGGGCCGGATCGTGGGCGACGTCGATTATCAAGGCGCGGTTCAGGTGGCAGGCGCCATCACCCCGGTGCCGGGCGGCGTTGGCCCCATGACGATTGCGGTGCTGCTGCGCAATGCGCTGGTGGCCGCTTACGCGCATGAGGGGCTGGAACTGCCCAAGGCCGACCTGCCGGAGCATTCGATCTGA
- a CDS encoding phosphoribosyl-ATP diphosphatase gives MNDTVHHPLATLARLEATIAQRAAADPSSSYVAKLNARGVPKIAQKVGEEAVEAVIAAMADDRAGLIGESADLVFHLLVLLNAKGIALSDITDELDRREGVSGIVEKASRKGE, from the coding sequence ATGAACGACACCGTCCATCACCCGCTGGCCACGCTGGCCCGGCTTGAGGCCACGATTGCCCAGCGCGCCGCCGCCGATCCGTCCTCCTCCTATGTGGCCAAGCTGAACGCGCGCGGCGTGCCCAAGATCGCCCAGAAAGTGGGCGAGGAGGCCGTTGAGGCGGTGATTGCGGCCATGGCCGATGACCGCGCGGGGCTGATCGGGGAATCGGCGGATCTGGTGTTCCACCTGCTGGTCCTGCTCAACGCCAAGGGCATCGCCCTGTCCGACATCACCGACGAACTGGACCGCCGCGAAGGCGTGAGCGGGATCGTCGAAAAAGCCAGCCGCAAAGGGGAATAA
- the gmk gene encoding guanylate kinase, with protein MAPESHDLHHSDHHHPDLHRRGLMFILSSPSGTGKTTIARRLLAEDKAINPSVSATTRAPRPGEVDGVDYFFVSQQEFDRMAENDEFYEWAEVFGNCYGTPKAHIRAGLKHGKDFLFDIDWQGTQQLYQKDAQDVVRVFLLPPSIEELHRRLSGRGTDSAEVINARMDRARAEISHWDAYDYVVVNEDLDECYEQVKLILASERLRRKRQTGLIPFVRGLLRTKHG; from the coding sequence ATGGCTCCTGAATCGCATGACCTCCACCATTCCGACCACCATCACCCGGACCTGCACCGTCGCGGGCTGATGTTCATCCTGTCCAGCCCGTCGGGCACCGGCAAGACCACCATTGCCCGGCGCCTGCTGGCCGAGGATAAGGCGATCAACCCTTCGGTTTCGGCCACGACACGCGCGCCACGCCCCGGCGAAGTGGACGGCGTGGATTATTTCTTTGTCAGCCAGCAAGAATTCGACCGCATGGCGGAAAATGACGAATTCTACGAATGGGCCGAGGTATTCGGCAATTGCTACGGCACGCCCAAGGCTCATATCCGCGCCGGCCTGAAACACGGCAAGGATTTCCTCTTCGACATCGACTGGCAGGGCACGCAGCAGCTTTACCAAAAAGACGCTCAGGACGTGGTCCGCGTCTTTCTCCTGCCCCCCAGCATCGAGGAATTGCACCGCCGCCTCTCCGGCCGCGGCACCGACAGCGCCGAGGTCATCAACGCCCGCATGGACCGCGCCCGCGCCGAAATCAGCCACTGGGACGCCTATGACTATGTCGTGGTGAACGAGGATCTGGACGAGTGCTATGAGCAGGTGAAGCTGATTCTGGCATCCGAGCGGTTGCGCAGGAAGCGGCAGACCGGGCTGATCCCGTTTGTGCGCGGGTTGTTGCGGACGAAGCATGGGTAA
- the hisH gene encoding imidazole glycerol phosphate synthase subunit HisH codes for MAEVLALIDYGAGNLHSVANALKAAGAEGVAITADPDVVRAADRIVLPGVGSFKSCAQGLRAIPGLVAAMEERVLVGEAPFLGICVGMQLLATQGVEHGITEGLGWIPGEVRLIERADPTIKIPHMGWNDVGVQPHAPLIVPGEAYFLHSYEFVAEDGHHVVAMTDHGGGVTAAVGRDNILGVQFHPEKSQSYGLELLSRFLTWKP; via the coding sequence ATGGCTGAAGTGCTGGCCCTGATCGACTATGGCGCGGGCAACCTGCATTCGGTGGCCAATGCGCTGAAAGCCGCCGGGGCCGAAGGGGTGGCGATCACCGCCGACCCCGATGTGGTGCGCGCGGCCGACCGCATCGTGCTGCCCGGCGTCGGCTCGTTCAAATCCTGTGCGCAGGGGTTGCGGGCGATCCCCGGCCTTGTTGCTGCGATGGAAGAGCGCGTGCTGGTGGGCGAGGCGCCGTTCCTCGGCATTTGCGTGGGGATGCAATTGCTGGCCACGCAGGGCGTCGAGCATGGCATTACCGAAGGGCTGGGCTGGATTCCCGGCGAGGTGCGCCTGATCGAGCGCGCCGATCCCACCATCAAGATCCCGCATATGGGCTGGAACGATGTAGGCGTCCAACCCCACGCCCCGCTGATCGTGCCGGGCGAGGCCTATTTCCTGCACTCCTATGAATTTGTCGCCGAGGATGGCCATCATGTGGTGGCCATGACCGACCATGGCGGGGGCGTCACCGCCGCCGTTGGCCGCGACAATATTCTGGGCGTGCAATTTCACCCGGAAAAGAGCCAGTCCTATGGGCTCGAACTGCTTTCCCGCTTTCTGACATGGAAACCGTAA
- the hisA gene encoding 1-(5-phosphoribosyl)-5-[(5-phosphoribosylamino)methylideneamino]imidazole-4-carboxamide isomerase: MIVFPAIDLKGGQVVRLAEGDMDRATVYGDNPAAQAKIFADAGSQFLHVVDLDGSFAGRAENREAVEAILQSFEGHVQLGGGIRTRESVEGWFNLGVSRVVMGTAALKDPEFVKDMAREFPGGIVVAVDARDGFVATQGWADVSDVAVVDLARRFEDAGVASLLFTDIGRDGLLKGANIEATVDLARRVNIPVIASGGVKGLDDIRLLALHAEDGIEGVITGRALFEGKLDLAAAIAMANKE; encoded by the coding sequence ATGATCGTTTTTCCCGCCATCGACCTGAAAGGCGGCCAGGTGGTGCGCCTTGCCGAGGGCGATATGGACCGCGCCACCGTCTATGGCGACAACCCCGCCGCGCAGGCGAAGATCTTTGCCGATGCGGGCAGCCAGTTCCTGCATGTGGTCGATCTGGACGGGTCTTTCGCGGGTCGGGCGGAAAACCGCGAGGCGGTGGAAGCGATCCTGCAAAGCTTTGAAGGCCATGTGCAATTGGGCGGCGGCATCCGCACGCGCGAATCGGTCGAGGGCTGGTTCAACCTGGGCGTGTCGCGCGTAGTGATGGGCACGGCGGCGCTGAAGGACCCCGAATTCGTCAAGGATATGGCGCGCGAGTTCCCCGGCGGCATCGTTGTGGCCGTGGACGCGCGCGATGGTTTCGTGGCGACGCAGGGCTGGGCCGATGTGTCGGATGTGGCCGTGGTCGATCTGGCCCGCCGGTTCGAGGATGCGGGCGTGGCCTCGCTGCTGTTTACCGATATCGGCCGCGATGGCTTGCTGAAGGGCGCTAATATCGAGGCGACTGTCGATCTGGCGCGCCGGGTGAATATTCCCGTGATCGCTTCCGGTGGGGTCAAGGGGCTGGATGATATCCGGTTGCTTGCGCTCCATGCCGAGGATGGGATCGAGGGCGTGATTACGGGCCGGGCATTGTTTGAAGGCAAGCTCGATCTGGCTGCGGCGATTGCGATGGCGAATAAGGAGTAA
- the argB gene encoding acetylglutamate kinase has product MTDSTASLLAKAETLIEALPYLKRYEGRTFVVKYGGHAMGDPALAQDFAEDIVLLKAVGINPVVVHGGGPQIGRMLKALGIESQFVNGLRVTDKATAEVAEMVLSGAINKELVSWIGKAGGKAVGISGKDGALVTARKVEAQKLGKAIEDPDSGEAIVVDLGYVGEPDHIDTSILETLSSAGLIPVIAPIAVGHDGETYNINADTMAGAIAAAIGAARLFLLTDVPGVLDKDKNLLTDLTPADIEALAQDGTISGGMIPKLATCTHAVEAGCEAAVVLDGRVPHAMLLEFFTQRGAGTLIRKA; this is encoded by the coding sequence ATGACTGATTCCACCGCATCCCTACTCGCCAAAGCCGAAACGCTGATTGAGGCCCTGCCCTATCTCAAGCGTTACGAAGGGCGCACCTTTGTCGTCAAATATGGCGGCCATGCGATGGGCGACCCCGCGCTGGCGCAGGATTTTGCCGAGGATATCGTGCTTTTGAAGGCCGTGGGCATCAACCCCGTCGTGGTTCATGGCGGCGGGCCGCAGATCGGGCGGATGCTGAAAGCGCTGGGCATCGAATCGCAATTCGTCAACGGCTTGCGCGTCACCGACAAGGCCACCGCCGAGGTTGCCGAAATGGTGCTCTCGGGCGCGATCAACAAGGAACTGGTGAGCTGGATCGGCAAGGCGGGCGGCAAGGCCGTCGGCATTTCGGGCAAGGATGGCGCGCTGGTCACCGCCCGCAAGGTCGAGGCGCAAAAGCTGGGCAAGGCGATCGAAGACCCCGACAGCGGCGAGGCCATCGTGGTGGACCTTGGCTATGTGGGCGAGCCGGACCATATCGACACCTCGATTCTGGAAACCCTGTCGAGCGCGGGCCTGATCCCGGTCATCGCTCCCATCGCGGTGGGCCATGATGGCGAGACCTATAACATCAACGCCGACACGATGGCGGGCGCGATTGCCGCTGCGATCGGGGCTGCGCGCCTGTTCCTGCTGACCGATGTTCCGGGCGTATTGGACAAGGACAAGAACCTGCTGACCGACCTGACGCCTGCCGACATCGAGGCCTTGGCGCAGGACGGCACGATCAGCGGCGGGATGATTCCCAAACTGGCCACCTGCACCCACGCGGTCGAGGCCGGATGCGAGGCGGCGGTCGTGCTCGATGGCCGCGTTCCCCATGCCATGTTGCTGGAATTCTTTACCCAACGCGGCGCAGGCACGCTGATCCGCAAGGCGTAA
- the hisB gene encoding imidazoleglycerol-phosphate dehydratase HisB, translating to MRTARIARKTHETDILVDVNLDGSGKYDVSTGIGFLDHMVEQLSRHSLIDMTVRIKGDLHVDQHHTVEDCGIAIGQAVSAALGDKAGIGRYGQVYSPMDEALARVALDISGRPWLVWKAAFTVHKLGEMDTELFEHWFHSFAQAAGITLHIEVFYGQNNHHIIEGIYKGLARALRTAVELDPRKGGAVPSTKGLLGDGTLNG from the coding sequence ATGCGCACCGCCCGTATCGCCCGCAAGACGCACGAGACTGATATTCTCGTGGACGTGAACCTCGATGGATCGGGGAAGTATGATGTCTCTACAGGCATCGGCTTTCTCGATCATATGGTGGAGCAATTGTCGCGCCACTCGCTGATCGACATGACCGTCCGGATCAAGGGCGACCTGCATGTGGACCAGCATCACACGGTCGAGGATTGCGGCATCGCCATAGGGCAAGCCGTTTCGGCGGCGCTGGGCGACAAGGCCGGGATTGGCCGTTATGGTCAGGTTTATTCGCCGATGGACGAGGCCTTGGCCCGCGTGGCGCTCGATATTTCGGGGCGTCCTTGGCTGGTGTGGAAGGCGGCCTTTACCGTCCACAAGCTGGGCGAGATGGACACCGAATTGTTCGAGCACTGGTTCCATTCCTTTGCTCAGGCGGCGGGCATCACGCTGCACATCGAAGTGTTTTATGGTCAGAACAACCATCACATCATCGAGGGCATCTACAAGGGCCTTGCCCGCGCTTTGCGCACGGCGGTCGAATTGGACCCGCGCAAGGGCGGGGCGGTGCCTTCGACCAAGGGGCTGCTTGGGGACGGAACTTTGAATGGCTGA
- a CDS encoding queuosine precursor transporter, translating to MNQPKTAPNIPLSLFAGSLLYGGLCVLAGVLGTKIADLGTWPILGNLAVESGIFAFLILVVLGSATAELHGTATANRLVRFGFVPLIVSMVLLMIVIHAVPPAPFWPDQDAFAHLLGQGARMQFAGLCSYGTSQTLNVYVFSRLARGKDGKHLWLRAWAASLLSQIVDTLIFITISFYGVLDLGPLMKGQILSKLVLSTIMVPPLIYLFVALGRWLDRGGLDREKPA from the coding sequence ATGAATCAGCCCAAAACCGCTCCCAACATCCCGCTTTCGCTCTTTGCCGGCTCACTGCTTTACGGCGGGCTATGCGTGCTGGCGGGTGTGCTGGGGACCAAGATTGCCGATCTGGGCACCTGGCCGATCCTTGGCAATCTGGCGGTGGAGAGCGGAATTTTCGCTTTCCTGATCCTTGTCGTGCTGGGCAGCGCGACGGCGGAACTGCATGGCACCGCCACGGCCAACCGTTTGGTACGCTTTGGCTTTGTGCCGTTGATCGTGTCTATGGTGCTGTTAATGATCGTCATCCACGCCGTACCGCCCGCCCCCTTCTGGCCCGATCAGGACGCCTTTGCCCATCTGCTGGGTCAGGGCGCGCGGATGCAATTTGCCGGACTTTGCTCCTATGGCACCTCGCAGACGCTCAATGTCTATGTCTTTTCCCGCCTTGCGCGCGGCAAGGATGGCAAGCACCTGTGGCTGCGCGCATGGGCGGCCAGTCTGCTCAGCCAGATCGTCGATACGCTGATCTTCATCACCATCAGCTTTTACGGCGTGCTCGACCTTGGCCCGCTGATGAAAGGACAGATCCTGTCCAAGCTGGTGCTCTCCACGATCATGGTGCCGCCGCTGATCTATCTGTTTGTCGCGCTCGGGCGTTGGTTGGATCGTGGGGGGCTTGATCGCGAAAAGCCTGCGTAA
- a CDS encoding electron transfer flavoprotein-ubiquinone oxidoreductase produces MSEIQHEAVQRDTMPYDVVVVGGGPAGLSAAIRIKQLNADLSVCVLEKGSEVGAHILSGAVVDPRAMDELLPDWRTDGCPLAETPVTDNWHWVLTKGGHYAVPHALMPPFMSNDGNYTVSLGNLCRWLGGKAEELGVEVFPGFPAAELLYDGDRIIGVQTGDMGVDHDGNPKPDYQPGMNLTAQYTILAEGARGHLTKRVKAKYALERDCQPQVYGLGIKELWDIAPDKHVPGRVLHTQGWPLSESESWGGGFLYHQAGGQVALGFVTALDYKNPHVSPYEEFQRWKQHPAIRAILEGGKRVSYGARVINEGGWQSVPHLAFPGGVLAGCSAGFVNVPRIKGSHTAMKSGMLAAEAIVAAIAAGQEGAQLDGYEATLRESWIADELKLVQNAQPLVAKFGGALGTVLAGADMWARYLRINPFGAMAHHTDAEATGRADLYQPIAYPKPDGVISFDRLTSVSFSFTNHAEDQPCHLKLADPSVPTRINLPRYAGPEARYCPAGVYEFVGEGDAKRLQINAQNCVHCKTCDIKDPTGNITWVAPEGGGGPNYPNM; encoded by the coding sequence ATGAGCGAGATCCAGCACGAGGCGGTCCAGCGCGACACCATGCCCTATGATGTGGTGGTGGTCGGCGGTGGCCCTGCGGGGCTTTCGGCCGCCATCCGGATCAAGCAGCTCAATGCCGATCTGAGCGTCTGCGTGCTGGAGAAGGGCTCGGAAGTGGGGGCGCATATTCTCTCGGGCGCGGTGGTCGATCCGCGCGCGATGGATGAGCTGCTGCCCGATTGGCGGACCGATGGCTGCCCTTTGGCGGAAACGCCGGTGACGGACAACTGGCACTGGGTTCTCACCAAGGGCGGGCATTATGCGGTGCCCCATGCGCTGATGCCGCCGTTTATGAGCAATGATGGCAATTACACCGTCAGCCTCGGCAATCTGTGCCGCTGGCTGGGGGGCAAGGCCGAGGAGCTGGGGGTGGAGGTCTTCCCCGGCTTCCCGGCGGCAGAATTGCTCTATGACGGCGACCGCATCATCGGCGTGCAGACCGGCGATATGGGCGTGGACCATGATGGCAATCCGAAGCCGGATTACCAGCCCGGCATGAACCTGACGGCGCAATACACGATCCTGGCCGAGGGCGCGCGCGGGCATCTGACCAAAAGGGTCAAGGCGAAGTACGCTCTGGAGCGCGATTGTCAGCCGCAGGTCTATGGTCTGGGCATCAAGGAATTGTGGGACATTGCGCCCGACAAGCACGTGCCGGGCCGCGTGCTGCACACGCAGGGCTGGCCGCTCAGTGAGAGCGAGAGTTGGGGCGGGGGTTTCCTCTATCATCAGGCGGGCGGGCAGGTGGCCTTGGGTTTTGTGACGGCGCTCGATTACAAGAACCCGCATGTCAGCCCGTATGAGGAATTCCAGCGCTGGAAGCAGCATCCGGCGATCCGGGCGATCCTCGAAGGCGGCAAACGCGTCAGCTATGGCGCGCGGGTGATCAACGAGGGCGGGTGGCAATCGGTGCCGCATCTGGCCTTCCCCGGCGGGGTGCTGGCCGGGTGCAGCGCGGGCTTTGTCAACGTGCCGCGCATCAAGGGCAGCCATACGGCGATGAAGAGCGGCATGCTGGCCGCCGAGGCGATTGTGGCGGCGATTGCGGCAGGGCAGGAGGGCGCGCAGCTGGATGGCTACGAGGCTACCTTGCGCGAGAGCTGGATCGCCGACGAACTCAAGCTGGTGCAGAACGCGCAGCCTTTGGTGGCGAAGTTCGGCGGGGCGCTGGGCACGGTGCTGGCGGGTGCGGATATGTGGGCGCGCTATCTGCGCATCAACCCGTTTGGCGCGATGGCGCATCACACCGATGCCGAGGCGACGGGCCGGGCCGATCTCTATCAGCCCATCGCCTATCCCAAGCCCGATGGCGTGATCAGCTTTGACCGGCTGACCAGCGTGTCCTTCTCCTTCACCAACCATGCGGAGGATCAGCCCTGCCACCTGAAACTGGCCGACCCCTCGGTGCCCACGCGCATCAACCTGCCCCGCTATGCCGGGCCGGAGGCGCGCTACTGCCCGGCAGGGGTCTATGAGTTTGTGGGCGAGGGCGATGCCAAGCGCCTCCAGATCAACGCCCAGAACTGCGTCCACTGCAAGACCTGCGACATCAAGGACCCCACCGGCAACATCACATGGGTCGCGCCCGAAGGCGGCGGTGGGCCCAATTATCCCAATATGTGA
- a CDS encoding YggT family protein, whose product MINEVIIPILLLLADIVSTAVLVQVVLGLLIAFNVVNLHNPLVSGIWQALNAILEPLLRPIRRFMPNTGFLDLSPMALLVLIRIVIILLVYIGNHYG is encoded by the coding sequence GTGATTAACGAAGTGATTATCCCCATTCTGCTGCTGTTGGCCGACATCGTGTCAACGGCGGTGTTGGTGCAGGTTGTTCTCGGGCTGCTGATCGCCTTCAATGTCGTAAACCTGCATAATCCGCTGGTTTCCGGCATCTGGCAGGCGCTCAACGCGATTCTGGAGCCGCTGCTGAGGCCGATCCGCCGGTTCATGCCGAACACCGGCTTTCTCGACCTTTCGCCGATGGCGCTGCTGGTGCTGATTCGCATCGTCATCATCTTGCTGGTTTACATTGGGAATCATTACGGATGA
- a CDS encoding histidine triad nucleotide-binding protein, with translation MPIDPTLAYDPNNIFARILRGEIPAKKVYEDDFALAFHDIAPQAPVHVLVIPKGAYVSWDDFSAHAPAEEIAGFIRAVGHVARGQGLVAPGYRLLANVGMDGGQEVPHLHVHLFGGKPLGRMIGA, from the coding sequence ATGCCGATCGACCCCACGCTTGCCTATGACCCGAACAACATCTTTGCCCGCATCCTGCGCGGCGAGATCCCGGCCAAGAAGGTCTATGAGGACGATTTCGCGCTGGCGTTCCATGACATCGCGCCCCAGGCGCCGGTGCATGTGCTGGTGATCCCCAAGGGCGCCTATGTCTCATGGGACGATTTTTCCGCCCATGCCCCGGCCGAGGAGATTGCCGGTTTCATCCGCGCCGTGGGTCATGTCGCCCGCGGGCAGGGGCTGGTTGCGCCCGGCTATCGCCTGCTCGCCAATGTGGGCATGGATGGCGGACAGGAAGTGCCGCATCTGCATGTCCACCTGTTCGGCGGCAAGCCGCTTGGCCGCATGATCGGCGCCTAG